GCGAGGACTGCCTGAGCTTCGCGTGGGCGGGCCCGACGCCACCGCTCGCGGCCCAGCGCAGCGGCCTGCCGGCGGAGCTGCCGGAGATCGACCCGCGCCGCGACGGCTCGGGCGTCTCCCTGTCGAAGCCGGTGGCGGCGGTGGCGGGCCCGGCGTAGTCAGTCGCGCCGCGGTTCCTGGACCCCCTGCGGCTCCTGGACCTCCTGCACATACCGAAGTACGCCCCACATGCTGTGCTCATCGGCACCGGCCTGTGGGGCGTACGCGCGCGAGGCCTCCAGTTCCTTCTCCAGGCCCGGTACGTCGATGCCGGACCCGATGAGGACGAGCTGGGTGAGGCGGGGCTCGCCCGCTGCCCACGGCTCGGGGTAGAAGCGCAGAAAACGCCCCACGGCGTGCACGGCGTACTTGTTGCGCGGGTCTTCGGCGCCGAAATCGACGTACCCCTTGATGCGGTAGAGCCCCTCGGGCCGACTGTCGAGCAGGGCCATGAACGGGCGGGGAGCCATGGGCACTTCGGAGGAGAAGGAGAGGCTTTCGTAGGCGGAGTGCAGATGGCCGTGGTGCCCGTCCTCGGGCTCATGCTGATGCAGGTCGTCGAAGGACAACTGCCCCACGCGCTCCCCCACGGGCTTCCGGTCGAGAAGCAGCTCGACGTCGACGCGCCCGTAGGAGGCGGGGACCACGGCCGCACGATCGGTGAACCCGCGGACAAGGCCGAGGATCCGCTCCCGCTCCGCCTCGGGGACGCGATCGACCTTGTTGACGACAACAAGATCGGCGATCCCCAGGTGCCGGTC
This Streptomyces sp. NBC_01283 DNA region includes the following protein-coding sequences:
- a CDS encoding GTP-binding protein, coding for MTQPSARQIPVVVLTGFLGSGKTTLLNHLLHRSGGSRIGAIVNDFGSIEIDAMAVAGQLGDSTVSLGNGCLCCAVDASELDEYLERLARPAARIDVIVVEASGLAEPQELVKMVLASENPHIVYGGLVEVVDAVEFDATRERHPEVDRHLGIADLVVVNKVDRVPEAERERILGLVRGFTDRAAVVPASYGRVDVELLLDRKPVGERVGQLSFDDLHQHEPEDGHHGHLHSAYESLSFSSEVPMAPRPFMALLDSRPEGLYRIKGYVDFGAEDPRNKYAVHAVGRFLRFYPEPWAAGEPRLTQLVLIGSGIDVPGLEKELEASRAYAPQAGADEHSMWGVLRYVQEVQEPQGVQEPRRD